One segment of Balaenoptera ricei isolate mBalRic1 chromosome 8, mBalRic1.hap2, whole genome shotgun sequence DNA contains the following:
- the LOC132369545 gene encoding LOW QUALITY PROTEIN: olfactory receptor 8B3-like (The sequence of the model RefSeq protein was modified relative to this genomic sequence to represent the inferred CDS: inserted 1 base in 1 codon): MLARNDSLVTEFIXSGLTDHPELQQSLFYLFLMIYIVTMVGNLGSIILIGLNSHPHTPVYYLVFILTFIDLCCSSVFTPQMLMNFVFRKNIISYVGCMTQLFFFLFFVISECYMLTSMACDRYVAICTPLLYKVTMFHKVCLVLSLAAYVVGFTGASAHTGCMLRLTFCNVNIINHYLCDILPLLQLSCTSTYVSEVVVLIVVGINITVPSFTILVSNIFILTSILHIKSAQGRSKAFSTCSSHIIALSLFFGSAAFIYLKYSSPGSMDLKKISSVFYTNVVPMVNPLIYTLRNKDIKVTLRKSLFKNPEENHVLI, encoded by the exons ATGCTGGCTAGAAATGACTCCTTAGTGACTGAATTTA CTTCTGGATTAACAGACCACCCAGAGCTCCAGCAGTCCCTCTTTTACCTGTTTCTAATGATCTACATTGTCACCATGGTGGGCAACCTGGGCTCGATCATTCTTATTGGTCTAAATTCTCACCCCCACACCCCCGTGTACTATTTAGTCTTCATCCTAACCTTCATTGATCTCTGTTGCTCCTCTGTTTTCACCCCCCAGATGCTGATGAACTTTGTATTCAGGAAGAATATcatctcctatgttgggtgcatgactcagctgtttttctttctcttttttgtcatCTCTGAGTGCTATATGTTGACCTCAATGGCCTGTGATCGCTATGTGGCCATCTGTACTCCATTGCTGTATAAGGTCACCATGTTCCATAAGGTCTGTTTGGTGCTATCTTTGGCTGCGTATGTGGTGGGGTTTACTGGAGCCTCTGCCCACACAGGGTGCATGCTTAGACTAACCTTCTGCAATGTTAATATAATCAACCATTACTTGTGTGACATCCTCCCACTCCTCCAACTCTCTTGTACCAGCACTTATGTCAGTGAGGTGGTAGTTCTCATTGTTGTGGGTATTAATATCACAGTACCCAGTTTCACCATCCTAGTTTCTAACATCTTCATCCTTACTAGCATTCTTCATATCAAATCCGCTCAGGGAAGATCGAAAGCCTTCAGCACCTGTAGCTCCCACATCattgctctttctcttttttttggttcAGCAGCATTCATATACCTTAAATATTCTTCTCCTGGATCTATGGACctgaaaaaaatttcttctgttttctataCTAATGTGGTGCCCATGGTCAATCCTTTGATTTACACTTTGAGAAACAAGGATATCAAAGTTACACTGAGGAAATCCCTGTTTAAAAATCCAGAGGAGAACCATGTTCTAATTTGA
- the LOC132369577 gene encoding LOW QUALITY PROTEIN: olfactory receptor 143-like (The sequence of the model RefSeq protein was modified relative to this genomic sequence to represent the inferred CDS: inserted 1 base in 1 codon; substituted 1 base at 1 genomic stop codon), translated as MAMENASPVTEFILMGFIDQPELQLLLFFLFLVNYMVTVVGSLCLMNLICLNSLLHTPMYFFLFNLSFIDLCYSCVFTPKMLMRFISEKKIISFTGCMSQLFFFCFFVNSECYVXTAMACDCYVSICKPLLYTITMSPQVCSLLMSGSYVMGFASAVVHTGYMIRLIFCDSNIINYYLCDIFHILQLSCSSTYANELVVSVVVGTVVMVSSFIISVSYTLILFNILHIPSDKVCSKAFSTXGSHITFGLFYRFGLLIHVKPSFAGSVGQGKFFSVFYANVVPMLNPPIYSLRNQDVKIALKKTLKRITN; from the exons ATGGCTATGGAAAATGCCTCCCCTGTGACTGAGTTTATCCTTATGGGATTCATAGACCAACCTGAACTCCAACTgctcttgtttttcctgtttctggTGAACTACATGGTCACTGTGGTAGGCAGTTTGTGCTTGATGAATCTAATTTGTCTAAATTCACTCCTTCACACCCCcatgtattttttcctctttaatctgTCCTTTATTGATCTCTGTTACTCATGTGTCTTTACCCCCAAAATGCTAATGAGATTTATTTCAGAGAAGAAGATCATCTCCTTTACAGGATGCATGTCTCAgctatttttcttctgcttttttgtCAACTCTGAGTGCTATGTGTAGACAGCCATGGCCTGTGATTGCTATGTGTCCATCTGTAAGCCATTGCTGTACACAATCACCATGTCCCCTCAGGTCTGTTCTCTGCTGATGTCTGGTTCATATGTGATGGGGTTTGCCAGTGCCGTGGTCCACACAGGGTATATGATCAGGCTGATCTTTTGTGATTCCAACATCATCAACTATTATCTGTGTGACATCTTCCACATCCTCCAGCTCTCCTGCAGCAGCACCTATGCCAATGAGCTTGTGGTTTCTGTTGTTGTGGGCACAGTTGTCATGGTATCTAGCTTCATTATCTCCGTTTCTTATACCTTGATTCTTTTCAATATCCTTCACATACCATCAGATAAAGTTTGCTCCAAAGCCTTCAGCA GTGGCTCCCACATAACATTTGGTCTATTCTATAGATTTGGGCTGCTCATTCATGTCAAGCCATCATTTGCTGGGTCTGTGGGTCAGGGGAAATTTTTCTCAGTGTTTTACGCCAATGTAGTACCCATGTTGAACCCTCCCATTTATAGCCTCAGGAACCAGGATGTCAAAATTGCTCTGAAGAAAACCCTGAAGAGAATTACAAACTGA